The DNA window GCTCTTGGGAGTAGTCCGCCACTCCGACGTCGACGAGTTTGGGGATGTGTGCGTGGTACAGCGAGAGATACACCTGCATCACGTCCTCCGCCGGAATCTCGGAGAGTGGCCGTTCCTCTTCCCGCACGGCGACTTCGTCCGCGAGGTCTGCCAGCGTCATCGGGGTGTCGTACTCGATGAGACAGCGAATGGCGAACCGCCGACGCTGGTCGGTGAGAACGTCGAACAGCGAGTCGAGGCGGGAGGCGGAGGCGGAACGGGAGTCGGCGAGTGACTCGTCGTTCCTCGAAGTGGAATCGCTCACAACGTGTATAGATGGGGTGACGAAGTATAAACAAATTGTGAGTCCTGCCGGAGTATGTTCGGCGTTTTTACTTGAGTGGAAACGGAACCCGCCTGTCTGAGAACCAAACGTTCAAAAAATAAATTAATTCTTCAACGCACGCGTGATTATTTTTCGCAAAGGCGCCTTCGAGGAACGTCGGGGTGCTTATGCGGCTTCGGAACGCAAGATGAGACAATGAGTAACGCCGAGGACGGACGGGTTGACGACCAGCCTCCGGACTCGGAGGACCCCGAAGCGGAGTCGCTGCAGGCGTTGCGGGAGGAGGTCGAGGAGAAGTACGACTTCGACGACTTCGGCCCCGAGGACATGGCCGAGATGTCCCTCGACGAGTGGGAGGCGGTGTTCGACCCCGAGACGTGGATAACCGGCGAGGAACTGTTGGACCGCGTCGAGCGGGAACTGAAGAGCCGAATCGCCTACCGGGAGGTGTTCGCCGTCCTCGAACGCATCGAACGGGACGGCCGAGAGCAACTGCTCGTGTACTCTGACGAGGGGTACGCGGTCGTCCACCCCGACGGGAGCATCGAGGGGCAG is part of the Halopelagius longus genome and encodes:
- a CDS encoding DUF7344 domain-containing protein; its protein translation is MSDSTSRNDESLADSRSASASRLDSLFDVLTDQRRRFAIRCLIEYDTPMTLADLADEVAVREEERPLSEIPAEDVMQVYLSLYHAHIPKLVDVGVADYSQEQDLVYFEESQRIERILDALPADE